One window of Cohnella hashimotonis genomic DNA carries:
- a CDS encoding extracellular solute-binding protein, producing the protein MRKKATLKLGAMMLATTSLLLSACSGGNNGNNGNNASPSATTSASAGASSAAASPSASTEAAKDLVTLRVLVMEPGTKWNKYNESPVAKAIADKIGVKIEYVEADENKFNVMLASGDLPDIVRSDVNKYQKQLIEGNLIVPMDDLLAEHGKDITANIPTVVDFSKKNWSNGTGKLYFLPPQVQAKSGKFVRPITIGPTIRWDWYKEAGAPEVKTMDDLLNVVDQIVQKHPKTDDGKKVYGVSMWQDWGLWPYTIPPIIFTNIAGVTSDLTMHETGSTKFISTLTDETSNFWTAMKFYFDANQRGLLDPDSLTMKNNDYMAKATSGQIVVGPATWAMGDFNAQHTNDGKGFIVIPAGKYAWTGEIRPLGWQDKSYSISKSSKNPEKAMEFLNYIYSYEGARTMYSGIEGQNWNLTDGKPTLTEDSLALKATGGIPLESSGMSLDLNIIGLGGDVANPQDGQPLNLFNTEEALVKAATPLEKDFAQHYGASYSGEVFGKLIKEGKLVSATTWMDNMSEDQVLKENTVPGVTLTDDWKKKEASLKELATRQAAKIILAKDEAAYNKAKAEALDAFKKAGADDFTKYYNDEVQRLRAEHGLQ; encoded by the coding sequence ATGAGAAAGAAAGCTACCCTTAAGCTGGGGGCCATGATGCTGGCGACGACTTCCCTTTTGCTCTCCGCCTGTTCCGGCGGCAACAACGGCAACAATGGAAACAACGCTTCGCCGTCCGCGACGACATCGGCTAGCGCCGGCGCAAGTTCGGCTGCCGCAAGCCCCAGCGCTTCGACCGAAGCCGCCAAGGATCTGGTCACGCTCCGCGTGCTGGTCATGGAGCCGGGCACCAAGTGGAACAAGTATAACGAAAGCCCGGTAGCCAAAGCGATCGCCGACAAAATCGGGGTCAAGATCGAATACGTAGAAGCCGACGAAAATAAATTCAACGTCATGCTGGCTAGCGGCGACCTGCCCGATATCGTCCGCTCGGACGTCAACAAATATCAAAAGCAGCTGATCGAAGGCAACCTGATCGTCCCGATGGACGACCTGCTCGCCGAGCACGGCAAAGACATTACCGCGAACATCCCGACCGTCGTCGACTTCAGCAAGAAAAACTGGAGCAACGGCACCGGCAAGCTTTACTTCCTGCCGCCGCAGGTTCAGGCGAAGTCGGGCAAGTTCGTCCGTCCGATCACGATCGGCCCGACGATCCGCTGGGACTGGTACAAGGAAGCCGGCGCCCCCGAGGTCAAGACGATGGACGACCTGCTGAACGTCGTCGACCAGATCGTGCAGAAGCATCCGAAGACCGACGACGGCAAAAAGGTGTACGGCGTCTCGATGTGGCAGGACTGGGGCTTGTGGCCGTACACGATCCCGCCGATCATTTTCACCAATATCGCCGGCGTGACGAGCGACCTGACGATGCACGAGACCGGCAGCACCAAGTTCATCAGCACGCTGACCGACGAGACGTCCAACTTCTGGACCGCGATGAAGTTCTACTTCGACGCCAACCAGCGCGGCCTGCTCGATCCCGACAGCCTGACGATGAAAAACAACGATTACATGGCCAAGGCGACCTCCGGCCAAATCGTCGTCGGACCGGCTACCTGGGCGATGGGCGACTTCAACGCTCAGCATACGAACGACGGCAAAGGCTTCATCGTCATTCCGGCGGGCAAATACGCCTGGACGGGCGAGATTCGCCCGCTCGGCTGGCAGGACAAATCGTACAGCATCTCCAAGAGCTCCAAAAATCCGGAGAAGGCGATGGAGTTCCTGAACTACATCTACTCCTACGAAGGCGCAAGAACGATGTACAGCGGCATCGAAGGCCAGAACTGGAACCTGACGGACGGCAAGCCGACGCTCACCGAAGACTCGCTGGCGCTCAAGGCGACGGGCGGCATTCCGCTCGAATCGTCCGGCATGTCGCTCGACCTGAACATCATCGGCCTCGGCGGCGACGTCGCCAATCCGCAGGACGGCCAGCCGCTCAACCTGTTCAACACCGAGGAAGCGCTCGTCAAGGCTGCGACGCCGCTTGAAAAAGACTTTGCGCAGCACTACGGCGCATCGTATTCCGGCGAAGTATTCGGCAAGCTCATCAAGGAAGGCAAGCTCGTGTCCGCCACGACCTGGATGGACAATATGAGCGAGGATCAGGTGCTCAAGGAAAATACGGTGCCGGGCGTCACGCTGACCGACGACTGGAAAAAGAAAGAGGCTTCGCTCAAGGAGCTCGCCACGCGTCAAGCGGCCAAGATCATTCTGGCGAAGGACGAAGCGGCTTACAACAAAGCGAAAGCCGAAGCGCTTGACGCCTTCAAAAAAGCGGGCGCGGACGACTTCACAAAGTATTACAACGACGAAGTCCAAAGACTGAGAGCGGAGCACGGCCTGCAATAA
- a CDS encoding glycoside hydrolase family 2 protein gives MTERYLDDLQDEAYRKSSLYGDTACEIDASRPAQRTIARLVDGDGDRHGDVDSKIVCLGPERLSLSGSWRMQDSEPADPGDPAPNTGWFGRKAKASRGMAEKWYAPGTDRSGWREVTVPTTVQRALVGLGELADPYWDTNTIDELEKHGQPTETPLWFRRTRAERSDWWFARSFEAPADWRGRRLTLRFDGIDYSGTVFLNGMSLGYHAGMFGGPDLDVTRLVDFDGPNELVVRIDQAPQSWNGIMKGSPGFGWHYGHLISLGIWKDVWLVAEPEVAVSEPYIVTRSIGPEGAVLEISYSVDNLLTEPVSLTVDGEIKLKGENAEKAHAVQFRSKLEAPIGRSRHIAEVTLRDPFLWWPAGYGEQALYDLKLDVKPGDGDGANGRGCGAGNGSPASERGASAIAAVGTETTFGVRTVEMLAAPGARPEADYRWQFVVNGVPMFIKGANWCWPDPMLEQREDLYARLIGLARRGHVQMLRAWGGGIVEEDVFYRLCDEAGILVYQEFPLCWGPMDAPYTDLGVLDRQVTASVKRLRNHPSLVMWGGGNENGEHGGADEGLHLVGRRCRGIDPSRPFHRTDPWGGSAHNWNVYHGGEPLDAATLAMPSVFYGEYGVPSMPARSSCVRFVPEEALSAWPPTEESRGWLAHFHQFSLKDVIKVMRYGAYGPITDWETYITYSQAAQGESIRFAAEIQRAGAAEGKTGFWYYKFTDLFPGHSWGVVDFYGTPKLPYYQAKRACSPRSAFAVYDRIGGWEAGETFEAELHAANDTGYALRGAVAVATVYDSGLSELWSGRYDVELEANGRIKLGRIAFKLPGEPKRLTPFLLAVILQDEKGAAISDQWYEMNAQPKTKDLIAFEQAHLYDGNEYPGTVAEEAFALYAGLPDAPLRRLPRTSLALSVESSPGGGRIRIRNTGLVPAIRVTLAGFPVDWSCYLSDNEIGLRPGEERTIAYEAPAGTALDDLTASAWNAPAIAAEYAPGEQTVEEPHGSDEGGKSHA, from the coding sequence ATGACGGAACGATATTTGGACGACTTGCAAGACGAGGCGTACCGCAAATCCTCGCTCTACGGAGACACGGCTTGCGAAATAGATGCATCCAGGCCTGCGCAACGGACGATTGCGAGGCTCGTCGACGGCGATGGAGACCGACATGGAGACGTTGATTCCAAGATTGTCTGTCTTGGGCCGGAACGGCTCTCCTTGTCGGGCAGCTGGCGCATGCAGGACAGCGAGCCCGCAGACCCCGGCGATCCCGCGCCGAATACCGGCTGGTTCGGACGAAAGGCGAAAGCGAGCCGGGGAATGGCGGAGAAGTGGTACGCGCCGGGCACGGATCGAAGCGGTTGGCGCGAGGTGACGGTGCCGACGACGGTGCAGCGCGCGCTCGTCGGACTTGGCGAGCTCGCGGACCCATACTGGGACACGAATACGATCGACGAGCTGGAAAAGCATGGCCAGCCGACGGAGACGCCGCTATGGTTCCGGCGGACGCGCGCGGAGCGCAGCGACTGGTGGTTTGCGCGCAGCTTCGAGGCGCCGGCCGATTGGCGGGGACGTCGGCTTACGCTGCGATTCGACGGCATCGACTATTCGGGCACCGTGTTCCTGAACGGGATGTCGCTCGGTTATCACGCGGGCATGTTCGGCGGTCCCGACCTCGACGTCACGCGGCTCGTCGACTTCGACGGTCCCAACGAGCTGGTTGTCCGAATCGATCAGGCCCCGCAGTCCTGGAACGGCATCATGAAAGGCAGTCCGGGCTTCGGCTGGCACTACGGGCATCTGATATCGCTCGGGATATGGAAGGATGTCTGGCTTGTGGCCGAACCGGAAGTCGCCGTCTCCGAGCCGTATATCGTCACCCGGTCGATCGGTCCGGAGGGCGCCGTGCTGGAGATCTCGTACAGCGTGGACAACTTGCTGACGGAGCCCGTCTCGCTTACGGTCGATGGCGAAATTAAGCTGAAGGGGGAAAATGCCGAAAAGGCGCATGCCGTTCAATTTCGAAGCAAGCTCGAAGCGCCGATCGGACGCAGCCGGCATATCGCCGAGGTGACGCTGCGCGATCCGTTCCTTTGGTGGCCTGCGGGATACGGCGAGCAGGCGCTTTATGATTTAAAGCTTGACGTCAAGCCGGGCGACGGGGATGGAGCGAACGGGCGAGGCTGCGGAGCGGGGAATGGGTCTCCCGCCAGCGAGAGAGGAGCCTCTGCGATCGCGGCCGTCGGCACGGAGACGACGTTCGGCGTTCGTACGGTCGAGATGCTTGCTGCGCCGGGCGCACGCCCGGAAGCCGATTACCGCTGGCAGTTTGTCGTCAACGGCGTGCCGATGTTCATCAAAGGCGCGAATTGGTGCTGGCCGGATCCGATGCTCGAGCAGCGCGAGGATCTGTATGCGCGGCTGATCGGCTTGGCACGGCGCGGACATGTACAAATGCTGCGCGCCTGGGGCGGAGGCATCGTCGAAGAGGATGTATTTTACCGGCTGTGCGACGAAGCCGGCATTCTGGTCTATCAGGAGTTTCCGTTATGCTGGGGGCCGATGGACGCGCCTTATACCGATCTCGGCGTCCTCGACCGGCAGGTGACGGCTTCGGTCAAGCGGCTGCGCAATCACCCGTCGCTCGTCATGTGGGGAGGCGGCAACGAAAACGGCGAGCACGGCGGCGCGGACGAGGGGCTGCATCTGGTCGGCCGACGCTGCCGCGGAATCGATCCGTCCAGGCCTTTCCATCGGACAGACCCGTGGGGCGGGAGCGCGCACAATTGGAACGTGTACCATGGCGGGGAGCCGCTCGACGCGGCGACGCTTGCAATGCCGTCGGTATTTTACGGGGAATACGGCGTGCCGAGCATGCCCGCTCGTTCGAGCTGCGTCCGGTTCGTGCCGGAGGAGGCGCTGTCTGCCTGGCCGCCGACCGAGGAGAGCCGGGGCTGGCTTGCGCATTTTCACCAGTTCTCGCTGAAGGACGTCATCAAAGTTATGCGGTACGGCGCATACGGGCCAATCACGGATTGGGAGACGTATATTACGTATTCCCAGGCCGCGCAGGGCGAGTCCATCCGATTTGCGGCTGAGATTCAACGTGCAGGCGCGGCGGAGGGGAAGACGGGTTTTTGGTATTACAAGTTCACGGATTTGTTCCCCGGCCATTCCTGGGGCGTCGTCGATTTTTACGGTACGCCCAAGCTGCCCTATTATCAGGCGAAACGGGCTTGCAGTCCGCGATCGGCATTCGCCGTCTATGACCGGATCGGCGGCTGGGAGGCGGGCGAAACGTTCGAAGCGGAGCTTCATGCCGCAAACGATACCGGCTATGCGCTGCGCGGCGCTGTAGCGGTCGCGACCGTGTACGACAGCGGCTTAAGCGAGCTTTGGTCCGGCCGCTACGACGTCGAGCTGGAGGCGAACGGTCGGATTAAGCTGGGCCGAATCGCGTTCAAGCTGCCGGGCGAGCCCAAGCGGCTGACGCCGTTTTTGCTGGCGGTGATACTTCAGGACGAAAAAGGCGCGGCGATCTCGGATCAATGGTACGAAATGAACGCGCAGCCGAAAACGAAAGACCTGATCGCTTTCGAGCAAGCGCATCTGTATGACGGCAACGAGTATCCGGGCACGGTCGCCGAGGAGGCGTTCGCGCTGTATGCCGGCTTGCCGGACGCTCCGCTGCGCCGCCTGCCGCGCACCTCGCTGGCGCTGTCGGTCGAGTCTTCCCCCGGCGGGGGGCGCATCCGTATCCGCAATACGGGACTTGTCCCGGCCATCCGCGTGACGCTCGCGGGATTCCCGGTCGACTGGAGCTGCTATCTGTCGGACAACGAGATCGGGCTGCGGCCCGGCGAAGAGCGGACGATTGCCTATGAAGCGCCGGCGGGAACGGCGCTTGACGATTTGACGGCCAGCGCCTGGAATGCGCCGGCAATCGCTGCGGAATATGCGCCTGGCGAGCAGACGGTCGAAGAGCCGCACGGTTCCGACGAAGGGGGAAAAAGCCATGCCTGA